Proteins from one Fragaria vesca subsp. vesca linkage group LG6, FraVesHawaii_1.0, whole genome shotgun sequence genomic window:
- the LOC101296025 gene encoding uncharacterized protein LOC101296025, protein MALSSFQRGDQVEVCSKLEGFLGSYYEATVVANMGTNYVVQYNNLVEEFNDAVPLKETVKAAEVRPLPPEIREANNNGAGFHVGDRIDAYDLDGWWVGTVSSEDNGSGYQSVFFEYTGQELEYPVLKLRVHQDWRNGKWVLSKKTKRTVVR, encoded by the coding sequence ATGGCACTCTCATCCTTCCAAAGAGGCGACCAGGTCGAAGTCTGCAGCAAACTTGAAGGCTTTCTTGGCTCTTATTACGAGGCCACCGTCGTGGCAAACATGGGCACCAACTACGTTGTCCAGTACAACAACTTGGTCGAGGAGTTCAACGACGCTGTGCCGCTGAAAGAGACCGTCAAGGCCGCCGAGGTCCGCCCTTTGCCGCCGGAAATCAGGGAGGCTAATAATAATGGTGCTGGGTTTCATGTGGGTGATAGGATCGATGCTTACGATCTTGATGGGTGGTGGGTCGGTACAGTTTCGTCGGAGGATAATGGGTCTGGGTATCAGTCTGTGTTTTTTGAGTATACTGGGCAAGAGCTGGAGTACCCAGTTTTGAAGCTGAGGGTTCATCAGGATTGGCGCAATGGGAAATGGGTCTTGTCCAAGAAGACCAAGAGGACTGTTGTGCGTTGA
- the LOC101296312 gene encoding cation/H(+) antiporter 4-like, translated as MSHNVFGTFTTEIPASELCVNFPPRVNSVGLWNRSEHTVLNMTAQFGKHSFPLPNRSMPLLELEMTFMYILTQFSYFFLKMFGLSGFIAQIVAGILLGDVGFHRITEKKDMQNPMFTFTNQEILNLIALLGYTLFLFLIGVQIDLSLICKTGRKAVYVGVSNFLVPMMVGMGAVLYFHRNWPLGNGQAVQLLFATAIQCSTTLPVIVSLLNQLKILNSELGRLGLSSVLISDLLYVFVVLIGSAAKSMDYDLLTGALNLGILVAFVLIVFYVGRPIMFWMIRQTPKGRVVKNSYVMCIMIAFLFSGVITHWCGMTVTAGPFILGLAVPSGPPLGSTLVKKLDFITNSVFMPVFVITCMMRVTLLPEVPRAHHWVVVATGVIIVTVFLSKFLASLVPALCCKMPVSDALALSLILSSQGVLEMAVYSLARDTWVITLSMYNALLCGVVINAIFIPPLVKRLYDPKRKYTGYEKRNISNCKPNSELRILACVTRCDNTPAIINLIDAVCPTQESPISVYVLHLIELVGRTTPIFISHNKQKRTVSNFTSSENVILSFDHFQRDNAGAVNVNVFTSITPAQYMHDDICTLALDKLTSLIILPFHRKWSILGSNTTIESENEKIREVNMSVLETAPCSVGILVNRGRIQSIEAATATISETFRVAMIFLGGNDDREALVFARRMAKDSCISLTVIHLLDSVEYKEEDNNGVKLDKAKWERLQEREMLRNMDMSSGNRYVSYVEVVVEDAAQTTTKLRSLLDEDEYDMFIVGRRHKVKSPQTSGLEQWCEFPELGIIGDLLSSTDSHSKASVLTVDELKYKLFSINYELESAKIRASHEISKNEEITKQLFHLLKAACRERDEAKDQLQNLLKMFLPIPAENETSPIFSDFNNENNQILQNASEFSAVKEPDVISKTSSYPTIRNFAVDSSNSGFPKNAAVQECDESIPVATMSSSNSKKTDLADVLIDNIVRVRPLPKKGRLFQAVFENEPLLQTLLVAPLPKWKNPPPIPPSKSSSNLIYGCDLPTEEQIEAVSPIRAIQESSSPRLSPIPSSSVLNFAHGSASMKTGVDNNSSDLMHSQIGTSKRRNKWL; from the exons ATGTCGCACAATGTGTTCGGAACATTCACTACCGAGATTCCTGCAAGTGAATTATGTGTAAATTTTCCACCTCGCGTTAATTCGGTTGGCTTATGGAATAGATCTGAGCATACAGTCCTAAATATGACAGCTCAATTTGGGAAGCACTCTTTTCCACTTCCAAATCGTTCAATGCCATTGCTGGAATTAGAAATGACTTTCATGTACATCCTCACGCAGTTCTCGTATTTCTTTCTCAAGATGTTTGGCCTCTCTGGCTTTATCGCTCAAATTGTG GCTGGAATACTCCTAGGTGATGTAGGATTTCACAGAATTACCGAAAAAAAAGATATGCAAAATCCCATGTTTACCTTCACCAATCAAGAAATACTCAATCTAATAGCTTTGCTTGGATATACGCTCTTCTTATTCTTAATCGGAGTCCAAATCGATTTGAGCCTAATCTGCAAAACTGGAAGAAAGGCCGTGTATGTTGGTGTTTCAAATTTTCTTGTTCCTATGATGGTTGGCATGGGAGCTGTTCTTTACTTTCACCGTAACTGGCCATTAGGGAACGGACAAGCTGTTCAGCTTTTATTTGCTACAGCTATCCAGTGCTCGACTACGCTTCCAGTCATTGTTTCTCTCCTTAATCAGCTTAAGATTTTAAACTCGGAACTTGGCCGACTTGGATTATCTTCTGTACTCATCAGTGACCTACTTTATGTGTTCGTCGTCCTCATCGGATCCGCTGCTAAAAGCATGGACTATGATTTGTTAACAGGTGCGCTCAACTTAGGCATATTAGTGGCATTTGTTTTGATTGTTTTCTACGTCGGTCGCCCAATTATGTTTTGGATGATTAGACAAACCCCTAAGGGAAGAGTGGTGAAGAACAGCTATGTAATGTGCATCATGATAGCATTTTTGTTCTCCGGGGTGATTACACACTGGTGTGGTATGACTGTTACGGCCGGACCTTTTATCCTAGGTTTGGCAGTGCCTAGCGGACCGCCGTTGGGATCTACACTGGTAAAGAAGCTTGACTTTATCACCAACTCGGTGTTCATGCCGGTGTTTGTAATAACATGCATGATGAGGGTTACACTACTGCCAGAAGTGCCTCGGGCTCACCATTGGGTAGTTGTCGCAACTGGAGTTATCATCGTTACAGTATTTCTCAGCAAATTTCTGGCATCTTTGGTGCCTGCCTTGTGTTGCAAGATGCCTGTGAGTGATGCACTGGCACTTTCTCTCATATTGAGCAGTCAAGGCGTTCTTGAGATGGCTGTCTACTCTTTGGCTCGAGACACTTGG GTTATAACTTTATCAATGTATAATGCTCTACTTTGTGGCGTGGTTATTAATGCAATCTTCATTCCACCCTTGGTAAAACGATTGTACGATCCTAAAAGGAAGTACACAGGCTATGAGAAAAGAAACATCTCGAATTGCAAACCAAATTCCGAGCTTCGAATTCTAGCATGTGTCACTAGATGCGACAACACTCCGGCGATCATTAACCTCATCGATGCCGTGTGTCCGACACAAGAGAGCCCAATTTCTGTGTACGTCCTCCACCTCATCGAGCTAGTCGGCCGGACCACTCCGATCTTCATTTCTCACAACAAACAAAAAAGAACTGTCTCCAACTTCACCTCGTCGGAAAATGTGATCCTCTCATTTGATCACTTCCAAAGAGACAACGCCGGAGCAGTGAACGTGAACGTGTTCACATCTATTACTCCGGCGCAGTACATGCACGACGACATCTGCACCCTCGCCCTTGACAAGCTCACATCCCTTATAATCCTCCCCTTCCATCGAAAGTGGTCAATCCTTGGCTCAAATACTACAATTGAATCAGAGAACGAGAAAATCCGAGAAGTGAACATGAGCGTGCTTGAAACAGCGCCGTGTTCGGTTGGTATTCTTGTGAACCGCGGACGCATTCAAAGCATAGAGGCCGCAACCGCAACGATATCAGAGACATTTCGAGTGGCAATGATTTTCTTGGGAGGAAACGACGACAGGGAAGCACTCGTCTTCGCTAGACGCATGGCCAAGGACTCTTGCATAAGCCTCACGGTGATACATTTACTTGATTCAGTTGAATACAAGGAGGAAGACAACAACGGAGTCAAGCTGGACAAAGCCAAATGGGAGAGGCTACAAGAGAGGGAGATGTTGAGGAATATGGACATGAGTAGTGGGAACAGGTACGTGAGTTATGTGGAGGTGGTGGTGGAAGACGCAGCGCAAACGACGACAAAACTAAGGTCATTGTTGGATGAAGATGAATACGACATGTTCATTGTTGGGAGACGACACAAGGTGAAGAGTCCCCAGACTTCAGGACTGGAACAATGGTGTGAGTTCCCAGAGTTAGGGATTATCGGAGACCTGCTATCCTCCACCGACTCGCACAGTAAAGCTAGTGTATTG ACTGTTGATGAGCTGAAATACAAGCTTTTCTCCATCAATTATGAACTAGAATCAGCGAAAATAAGGGCGAGCCACGAGATAAGCAAAAATGAGGAGATTACAAAGCAGTTGTTTCATCTCTTGAAGGCAGCTTGTCGAGAAAGAGATGAAGCGAAAGACCAGTTGCAAAACCTACTCAAAATGTTCTTGCCCATACCAGCTGAAAATGAAACAAGCCCTATATTCTCTGATTTCAACAATGAAAATAATCAGATTCTGCAAAACGCCTCAGAATTCTCAGCAGTTAAAGAACCAGATGTTATATCCAAAACTAGTTCATATCCCACTATACGCAACTTTGCTGTTGATTCAAGTAACTCAGGATTTCCCAAGAATGCTGCTGTTCAAGAATGTGATGAGTCCATTCCGGTGGCTACAATGTCTTCATCGAACTCAAAGAAAACTGATCTCGCTGATGTTTTGATTGATAATATTGTTAGGGTCAGACCACTGCCTAAGAAAGGAAGATTGTTCCAGGCTGTATTTGAAAATGAGCCTTTACTTCAGACACTTCTTGTTGCTCCTCTTCCCAAGTGGAAAAACCCTCCACCTATTCCTCCTTCAAAAAGTTCATCCAATCTCATTTATGGATGTGACTTGCCCACAGAAGAACAGATTGAAGCAGTCAGTCCGATTCGTGCAATACAAGAATCCAGCTCACCCAGACTTTCTCCTATACCATCTTCATCTGTGTTGAACTTTGCACATGGTTCTGCAAGTATGAAGACTGGAGTTGATAACAATTCAAGTGATCTCATGCATAGTCAGATTGGAACCTCTAAGAGAAGGAATAAATGGTTATGA
- the LOC101314674 gene encoding diaminopimelate epimerase, chloroplastic-like — MAIAAAITVPLTSPTRQSLTSSLPHQSSPSPILKFTSLTKTVTSRLRLAAAAASSMTVGAAEKASPASFLDRKEAGILHFVKYHGLGNDFILVDNRDSSEPKVTPEQAVRLCDRNFGIGADGVIFALPGINGTDYSMRIFNSDGSEPEMCGNGVRCFARFITELENLHGNQRFTVHTGAGLIVPKIVDDGQVRVDMGEPILKASDVPTKLAPNKDHSVVKAGLDVDGVTWNVTCVSMGNPHCITFGTEGGQDLQVDELNLAEIGPKFEHHEVFPARTNTEFVQVFSPSHVKMRVWERGAGATLACGTGACAVVVAAVLEGRAARNCTVDLPGGPLQIEWSEEDNHIYMTGPAEVVFYGSVPL; from the exons ATGGCCATAGCCGCCGCCATTACGGTTCCTCTCACCTCCCCAACTCGCCAATCACTCACCTCCTCCCTACCTCATCAATCATCTCCTTCTCCCATCCTCAAATTCACCTCTCTCACAAAAACCGTCACCTCTCGTTTACGCCTAGCGGCGGCGGCGGCGTCTTCAATGACCGTCGGAGCAGCCGAGAAGGCGTCTCCGGCTTCCTTTCTGGACCGTAAAGAGGCCGGAATCCTTCACTTCGTCAAGTACCACGGCCTCGGCAACGACTTCATCCTG GTTGATAATAGGGATTCTTCGGAGCCTAAGGTTACTCCGGAGCAAGCAGTGAGGCTATGTGATCGGAACTTCGGGATTGGCGCCGATGGAGTCATCTTCGCGCTTCCTGGCATCAACGGCACTGATTATAGCATGAGGATTTTCAATTCCGATGGAAGCGAGCCCGAG ATGTGTGGTAATGGAGTCCGGTGCTTTGCGAGATTCATCACAGAGCTTGAAAATCTACATGGGAACCAACG CTTTACAGTACATACTGGTGCTGGTCTAATTGTTCCCAAAATTGTAGATGATGGGCAG GTTAGAGTTGATATGGGGGAGCCAATTCTTAAAGCATCAGATGTACCCACTAAATTAGCTCCAAATAAAGACCATTCTGTTGTTAAGGCAGGTTTGGATGTTGATGGAGTAACCTGGAATGTAACTTGTGTCAGTATGGGAAATCCTCACTGTATAACTTTTGGTACAGAAGGAGGCCAG GATTTGCAGGTTGATGAATTGAATTTAGCTGAAATTGGTCCAAAATTTGAGCACCATGAGGTGTTTCCAGCAAGAACTAACACAG AATTTGTGCAAGTTTTCTCTCCTTCACACGTCAAAATGCGAGTCTGGGAGCGTGGTGCAG GAGCAACACTGGCTTGTGGAACTGGTGCTTGTGCTGTAGTTGTAGCAGCAGTTCTTGAGGGTCGTGCTGCGAGG AATTGCACGGTAGATTTACCGGGAGGACCATTGCAGATCGAGTGGAGTGAGGAGGACAATCATATATACATGACTGGCCCAGCCGAAGTAGTTTTTTACGGATCTGTTCCCCTGTAA
- the LOC101296594 gene encoding putative ribonuclease H protein At1g65750-like: MHNSVQDLRIIKSFGAECRLGRAPRVIEVVWHPPVIGWVKINSDGAWKHAKGVGGFGAIFRDFKGHVLGAFSSNIDISSSVAAEVMTVIVAIELAWVRDWKHIWLEVDSSLVLDYLQSPLLVP; the protein is encoded by the coding sequence ATGCATAATTCAGTTCAGGATTTACGGATAATAAAGAGTTTTGGTGCAGAGTGTCGATTGGGAAGAGCTCCAAGAGTTATTGAGGTTGTTTGGCATCCTCCAGTCATTGGGTGGGTGAAGATTAATTCGGATGGAGCTTGGAAGCATGCAAAGGGTGTTGGAGGTTTTGGTGCTATTTTTCGTGACTTTAAAGGTCATGTTCTTGGTGCTTTTTCTTCCAACATTGACATTTCTAGTTCAGTAGCAGCAGAGGTGATGACAGTTATAGTTGCTATTGAGCTTGCTTGGGTACGAGACTGGAAGCACATTTGGTTAGAGGTTGACTCATCACTTGTGTTAGACTATCTACAGTCTCCTTTGCTTGTACCTTGA
- the LOC101300641 gene encoding FBD-associated F-box protein At5g22730-like — MEEGKMDDLISSLPFEIQKRVASLLPLKEAVRTTSLSTFWRSLWSPIQLSLDFDPNPLNHEEAGQDIEQVMGMFLRSFACPEKLELNLKVPINNRNEELVVKATKGVKQELHVEFSETQNVPAKTCLCLHSTPTQRASFFGVKLLHLRSVTNLSKPLVSMMFSNCNVLESLSLEKCRGLESLEVETLSLQSLVVEDCSNMAAIMVSAPNLISFEYHGALLQIEIKKTVTLVDVVLDLRDGPGRNEFDCEDVLPILASFKDVEVLTISGWLLEWLCSAGVIFGKLEFNFNRLKELSCIDFVISKDKRDSLACFLNSCPSLVKLSVEIESKLNIIPCPCFHQYWHEPHLWMDFTTVRSNTSNLEQLESVNLVGFVGKEDELLLMDLFLEKATRLNSLILV; from the exons ATGGAGGAGGGAAAGATGGATGATTTGATCAGTAGCTTACCCTTTGAAATACAGAAAAGAGTTGCTTCCTTGCTGCCATTGAAGGAAGCAGTAAGAACAACCAGTCTTTCTACATTTTGGAGAAGCCTCTGGTCTCCGATTCAGCTAAGCTTGGATTTTGATCCAAACCCACTAAACCATGAAGAGGCTGGTCAAGATATCGAACAGGTTATGGGCATGTTCTTGAGGTCTTTTGCTTGTCCGGAGAAATTGGAGCTCAATCTCAAAGTACCTATTAACAATAGAAATGAAGAATTGGTTGTCAAAGCTACCAAGGGGGTTAAGCAAGAGCTTCATGTTGAGTTCTCTGAAACCCAGAATGTTCCAGCAAAAACTTGTTTGTGCCTTCACAGCACTCCTACCCAAAGAGCTAGTTTCTTTGGGGTCAAGCTTCTTCACCTCAGATCAGTCACCAATCTTTCCAAGCCTTTGGTTTCTATGATGTTTTCAAATTGTAATGTTCTTGAAAGTTTGAGTCTTGAGAAATGTAGAGGGTTGGAGAGCCTTGAAGTAGAGACCTTGAGTCTTCAGAGCTTGGTGGTGGAAGACTGTTCAAACATGGCTGCTATTATGGTTTCTGCTCCAAATCTAATATCTTTCGAGTATCATGGTGCTCTTCTTCAGATTGAGATAAAGAAAACAGTGACCCTGGTTGATGTTGTGCTCGATTTGAGAGACGGACCAGGAAGAAATGAGTTTGATTGTGAGGATGTCTTGCCCATCCTAGCTTCTTTCAAGGATGTTGAGGTTCTCACCATAAGTGGCTGGCTTCTTGAG TGGTTGTGTTCGGCGGGAGTGATTTTTGGAAAGCTTGAGTTCAATTTCAACAGACTGAAGGAGTTAAGTTGCATTGATTTTGTTATCAGCAAGGACAAAAGGGATTCTCTTGCCTGCTTCCTAAACTCATGTCCTTCCTTAGTGAAGTTGTCCGTCGAG ATTGAGAGCAAGCTGAACATCATCCCATGTCCGTGCTTCCATCAATACTGGCATGAACCTCACCTCTGGATGGACTTCACGACCGTAAGGTCGAATACTTCGAATCTTGAGCAGCTCGAAAGTGTCAATCTGGTTGGCTTCGTCGGCAAAGAAGACGAATTGCTTCTAATGGATCTCTTTCTTGAAAAGGCAACGAGGCTCAACTCGTTGATTCTTGTGTAA